A genomic segment from Nymphalis io chromosome 7, ilAglIoxx1.1, whole genome shotgun sequence encodes:
- the LOC126769349 gene encoding uncharacterized protein LOC126769349 isoform X1 — protein MQQKVTGWVFLALISSSAILHTLAYPQHAPLISQSTSNVRTQNPQYYSNSLPLPQREQIAQERKFAEKSNALKKVALDDIDDIQTNSLSENGFSWTNILSSLMQMIFNPGSTGPNKSDSLETESVSSSPWANLISMGFKILTVILTGGNNESIDKGDNNSPLQSILAVVLSTMLGAKDPDQVASMAKQAGEFINVVVNLLETLKTSFSHRSLAARAIGRKDSVSDAAIAGIAMLKTYVRAFGTNDDKCLQKYVCDANSECSADIGPKSVFCQLGTYAASFVLERQSAGTFEQFYEAGRRGRSGIDCRQLYLECNEV, from the exons ATGCAGCAGAAGGTTACAGGATGGGTCTTTTTGGCCCTTATCAGTTCATCAGCAATTCTTCACACGCTAGCATACCCGCAGCATGCACCTCTCATCTCACAg tcTACAAGTAATGTGCGAACACAAAATCCACAATACTACAGTAATTCCTTACCGCTACCACAACGAGAGCAAATAGCTCAAGAGCGTAAATTTGCTGAAAAATCTAACGCGCTGAAGAAGGTGGCACTTGACGACATAGACGACATTCAGACCAATTCATTATCCGAAAACGGGTTTTCGtggacaaatatattaa GTTCGTTAATGCAAATGATTTTCAACCCTGGAAGTACAGGTCCCAACAAGAGCGACAGCTTGGAAACCGAATCAGTATCGTCATCTCCATGGGCCAATTTAATATCTAtgggttttaaaattttaaccgtCATTCTGACCGGAGGAAATAACGAAAGTATCGACAAAGGTGACAACAATTCTCCACTGCAG AGTATATTGGCTGTGGTTCTGTCGACGATGCTCGGTGCAAAAGATCCCGATCAAGTCGCCTCCATGGCAAAGCAGGCTGGAGAG TTTATCAACGTAGTCGTGAATCTTCTGGAGACCCTCAAGACATCCTTCTCTCATCGATCATTAGCAGCTAGAGCAATAGGCCGTAAAGACTCTGTTAGTGACGCCGCCATTGCCGGCATTGCCATGTTAAAGACTTACGTAAGAGCCTTCGGAACGAATGATGATAAATGTCTCCAAAAATATGTATGCGATGCTAATAGCGAGTGTTCCGCTGACATTGGACCGAAGAGTGTATTTTGCCAACTTGGAAC GTACGCCGCGAGTTTTGTTCTTGAAAGACAATCTGCTGGAACATTTGAACAGTTTTATGAGGCAGGAAGACGTGGACGTTCTGGAATCGATTGTCGTCAACTTTACCTTGAATGTAACGAAGTTTAA
- the LOC126769349 gene encoding uncharacterized protein LOC126769349 isoform X2 has translation MQQKVTGWVFLALISSSAILHTLAYPQHAPLISQSTSNVRTQNPQYYSNSLPLPQREQIAQERKFAEKSNALKKVALDDIDDIQTNSLSENGFSWTNILSSLMQMIFNPGSTGPNKSDSLETESVSSSPWANLISMGFKILTVILTGGNNESIDKGDNNSPLQFINVVVNLLETLKTSFSHRSLAARAIGRKDSVSDAAIAGIAMLKTYVRAFGTNDDKCLQKYVCDANSECSADIGPKSVFCQLGTYAASFVLERQSAGTFEQFYEAGRRGRSGIDCRQLYLECNEV, from the exons ATGCAGCAGAAGGTTACAGGATGGGTCTTTTTGGCCCTTATCAGTTCATCAGCAATTCTTCACACGCTAGCATACCCGCAGCATGCACCTCTCATCTCACAg tcTACAAGTAATGTGCGAACACAAAATCCACAATACTACAGTAATTCCTTACCGCTACCACAACGAGAGCAAATAGCTCAAGAGCGTAAATTTGCTGAAAAATCTAACGCGCTGAAGAAGGTGGCACTTGACGACATAGACGACATTCAGACCAATTCATTATCCGAAAACGGGTTTTCGtggacaaatatattaa GTTCGTTAATGCAAATGATTTTCAACCCTGGAAGTACAGGTCCCAACAAGAGCGACAGCTTGGAAACCGAATCAGTATCGTCATCTCCATGGGCCAATTTAATATCTAtgggttttaaaattttaaccgtCATTCTGACCGGAGGAAATAACGAAAGTATCGACAAAGGTGACAACAATTCTCCACTGCAG TTTATCAACGTAGTCGTGAATCTTCTGGAGACCCTCAAGACATCCTTCTCTCATCGATCATTAGCAGCTAGAGCAATAGGCCGTAAAGACTCTGTTAGTGACGCCGCCATTGCCGGCATTGCCATGTTAAAGACTTACGTAAGAGCCTTCGGAACGAATGATGATAAATGTCTCCAAAAATATGTATGCGATGCTAATAGCGAGTGTTCCGCTGACATTGGACCGAAGAGTGTATTTTGCCAACTTGGAAC GTACGCCGCGAGTTTTGTTCTTGAAAGACAATCTGCTGGAACATTTGAACAGTTTTATGAGGCAGGAAGACGTGGACGTTCTGGAATCGATTGTCGTCAACTTTACCTTGAATGTAACGAAGTTTAA